Below is a window of Rhinoraja longicauda isolate Sanriku21f chromosome 10, sRhiLon1.1, whole genome shotgun sequence DNA.
CCGATTTAAATCCAGATCCTGCAGAGTTGCAGCCACGCTGACAGACTAGTGCtgcatttttattttgtaaaatcaaatgcaaTCCAAAATTTAGCATGAAGATTAGTTTTAATGTTTAGAATTACTTTGAGAGATTACAAGTGCACACTGGCATTGCGTGACATTCCAAAGGATGGGAGTGCATGCAGTGACAGGCCAGAATAATCACACAACCGATAATGGGCTCCCAGAAGCCTTTTCCACTGACTGTACAGTGGAACAAGTTAGGGAGAATCTGGCAACTGTTTAGTTTTAGCTCTTGGCAGATGGAACCTGTCAGCAGgattctcacatcccaaagtttGCTGAGCACTCATTTTGAGGCTGAGACTGGAGCATTAACCCACACTCATTTTAATCTTCTATCCTTGTCCAGTTCTTGCTTACTGTGCTGCAGAGAAAAAAAGACGCAATCTGAGCCTGAGACATACATCATGCAGTGTCCGATGGAAGAGAGTTTAGAAAAGATTACCAAAcagcagagacacaaggaactgcagatgctggtttacaaaaaaaaagacaaagtgctacggTGCTAGATCagtgagatatgggccaaatgtgggcaattgGGACTCGCTtcaatggggcaccttggtctgcatagatgagttggccccaatggcctaattccgtgctgtatgactctataacttaatgctggagtaactcagtgggtcaaacagtatCTCTAGATATGGAAAAGCAACGTTTTGGAATgagaccctcctttagactgactacaatcagtgtgaagaagggtctcaacctgaaatgccgtttttccagagatgctgtctcacccgctgaacaccaacactttctgtctttttttttaaaccaaggaACGTTTTGCTGTTTGTTTTTGATCTTTGCCCAGTTTGCACTGTTGGTGGAACAATGTTGTTTGGCTAAGATTATCCTCTTTGCATGAACAGGACTGAGTTGCAGATGATGATTGCTAATGTTTGACCTTGATTGTTCTTCCAGGTTGTCAAATTTCCTTCTGTGTCTTTGCACGTGAAAAGTGAGGGAGAAAATTACCCATGTGGACTGCGCACAACTGCAGAAGTTAACTTGGTACTGTGGACATTTGATATCTTGGGTGCAAGTAGACATCCATAATTCATTGTTGGCTTTCAAACATCTTATTTTTAGAGTGGAGAAACCGAGCTTGGAAGGAACAACGCTCTTAAAACTGAAAGGGGTCAAGAGTTTGCAACGAGCGCCTTAAATGCCGCACTAAAGATGAGTATACCTGCCCCTGGCAAGAGCTCAACCAAGCGGAGAGGCAAGCAGATTTCATTCTTTGCTGAAAGCACCAGAACTGTTCGACCAAACCCAGCTCGCCAGAGGAAGAACGGAATGCTGCACAGTGAAGTGAATGTCTCTGAGGGCCTGGCTGAACCACAGCAACTCCCCAAGGCCACAGTCCCCGTCGCCGGGGTGCATTGCCACCCTGTAGCTGCACCGGAAGTGGAAATGGATCAAGAGAATCTGACCAAAGGTGGCACTGTTCCACCAAACTGGGCTGCCTCCATTCTGATTGATCGCTTGCCCACCAAAGGTGGGCTGAACTGGCAGCCAGCTAACCAGGGTGTCTCCTGGAGTCAAAATGAAGCCCCTTTCTGTGCCATTAGCAGGGCTGCAAGCAATGTCCCAAGATCCTTCCTAAACACTCTAGCACAGCAAGAGAGCACAACCCATCTGTCACAGGAATGCCTCCAAAGGCAACAGGAGAACAAAGACAGTGGATCCCAGCTTGGCTTATTTGGGGATGCAATAAAACAGATGGATGAGAAAGCCCACTTAGCAAAGAAGCCGGCCAAGCAACCAGTTCACTCATTAACTGAGCTACAGAAACTACAACTACAGAACCCCTTACAACACCAATCCCAGCAGAACCCCCTGCAGCATCAAAACCAATCCCAGCAGAACACCCAGCAAAATCCACTGCAGAATCAACACCAATCACAGCAGAATCCATTGCAGCATCAGCATCAACACCAATCCCAGCAGAACCCCCAGCAAAATCAACTGCAGCATCAACACCAATCCCAGCAGAATCCACTGCAACACCAATCCCAGCAGAACCCGCTGCAACACCAATCCCAACAGAACCCACTGCATTACCAACACCAATCCCAGCAGAATCCACTGGTGCATCAACAGCAATCCCACCAGAACCCATTGCTACATCAACACCAGACAAACAAACTGCATATCCGAATGCATTCAGCACAGCATGACCTCCAACAGATCCGACTGCAGCATCAACACCAGCAGAATCAACGGCAATACCAGCAGAATCAAGCTCAACACCAGCAGGCTCAACTGTTGCATCACCAGGAGCAACAACAGCAACAAACCGGTCATGAAGCGTTGATTCAGCATCAATTCTTCCAGTTTCCATATGGACAGCGCCAGAAGCAGGACCTGCCCCCAAACTCAGTATTAAACCTGTTCCACCAATCTCGCCAGCCACCGCTTCTTCCTCTTTACAGCCATACAACACACCCACAAGCCACATGTCAACAACACCTTTTCCAACAGTTCTTCCCTCACCAGCAGCCACCCCAATCTCTCGGTCTCCACAGGATTCAGACAAGTCAGAGGCCAGAAGAATCCACGCATCTGATCGTTTCAGCACCATCTCAGTTACAGCAATCATCTGATGTACAGATCAGCAAAGGAATCCAGGGGTCCACAGGTGGTCACAATCAGGAACATCCTCTATGTCATATAGGGAGTGAATTTCAAGCACCCTTGGCAAAGCAGACTCGATGTACCCTAAAGGAAAAGAAGGTGAAACCCTGCCAAATTGAGTTGCAGAGACGTGAAAATGAGTCTGGCACCATGGAAAGTACCTGCCAGCATTTGTCACTTACCTATGGGCCAGAGCTCCAAAAATTGCTAAACATGCCAAAGTATCAAGGGGCACAGAACGAACACAAACTGCTTGAGGTAGATTTGCCTCAATCCAACAGCATTCAAGCACATGCTCAGATTAATGAGGACAACAGGAGTCAGAGAGAACATGAGAAAAGCCAGGTGAATCAAAACAGTAGAATATGTGCTCAGGAAACTTCATCGGAAGTTGACGAGGCAGCTGACAGTATTACAGAAAGCACAAGAAAAGGAGGGACAATTTCTGGCGAAACCACTGGGCTCCGATCACAACAGTGTCTGCTCATTCAAAACTCCACTGAGGTTAGTTTTACCTATGAATAGAACTCTTTTGTTGAACTTCCCCAGTGCTTCAAAATAGTTTTGCTGTTAACACCCTCTTTGCACCAATAATTTATAGGTTTTGAAAACTTCTCATGCCTATCTGGAAAGAACTTTGTACTTCAGAACCTGAGAGCTTCAAACAGCATAGTTATTGTTGCAATATTGGAAAGAATCAGCAAACAAAGTGGTGAGATTATATGCTTTTGTGATACTACTTTTGCAGTCAAGTATTGGCCAGGACACCAGGAAGAACTCCCTGCTCTTTGAGGCAGCAAGATAGGAACTCAGTTTAAAATCTCATGCATGGAATTGCATCCTCAATATAGGTTTCAATGGTCTTTTATTGccacttgt
It encodes the following:
- the mideasb gene encoding uncharacterized protein mideasb isoform X2; its protein translation is MSIPAPGKSSTKRRGKQISFFAESTRTVRPNPARQRKNGMLHSEVNVSEGLAEPQQLPKATVPVAGVHCHPVAAPEVEMDQENLTKGGTVPPNWAASILIDRLPTKGGLNWQPANQGVSWSQNEAPFCAISRAASNVPRSFLNTLAQQESTTHLSQECLQRQQENKDSGSQLGLFGDAIKQMDEKAHLAKKPAKQPVHSLTELQKLQLQNPLQHQSQQNPLQHQNQSQQNTQQNPLQNQHQSQQNPLQHQHQHQSQQNPQQNQLQHQHQSQQNPLQHQSQQNPLQHQSQQNPLHYQHQSQQNPLVHQQQSHQNPLLHQHQTNKLHIRMHSAQHDLQQIRLQHQHQQNQRQYQQNQAQHQQAQLLHHQEQQQQQTGHEALIQHQFFQFPYGQRQKQDLPPNSVLNLFHQSRQPPLLPLYSHTTHPQATCQQHLFQQFFPHQQPPQSLGLHRIQTSQRPEESTHLIVSAPSQLQQSSDVQISKGIQGSTGGHNQEHPLCHIGSEFQAPLAKQTRCTLKEKKVKPCQIELQRRENESGTMESTCQHLSLTYGPELQKLLNMPKYQGAQNEHKLLEVDLPQSNSIQAHAQINEDNRSQREHEKSQVNQNSRICAQETSSEVDEAADSITESTRKGGTISGETTGLRSQQCLLIQNSTEAQVNDGEEGRKRMSEQSKVESTLSEAVSPGGRHDDSCLVPLVIPVSVPVRSANQKGDGESQKYLSSERDLPELKSIPLTTRKRRLSRGSGGGPSLQEVEHTRGQLNLTAKLKRRPRPEPLFIPPKPHNHVSVIAYPPGTLYQSNLRSPIRLPEYSVDRNFQPPPYTPPPILSPMREGSGLYFNAILSATTNSSQPVTPKSTPKFCLSRSNSADTSPPFLPLMNDATPASIEPRINIGGQFQAEIPELRDKSMAVLDVNHADLVFKPWESPKNRRLNQQIMEDLMTVACSDILPGGGTNQELALHCLHEAKGNILAALNMLLIKRNPRGRSKALINYHYAGSDKWTSREKVMFNKGLAAHKKDFFLVQKLVKTKTVAQCVEFYYTYKRQVKIGKNGTLIFGDTSPTDCKIVAEPSTVDRKDSLRRKTRTPLAPDSKNDLSEEVKEEVKEDTDEDEEEEAEDEDEEEEKEKEEYKPDHKKLIVTQAQEVHLRKNHDPTYRCNYRPRRPTTVAASRTSSRNERVQLGDTAKLGKQTQENIFPCKKCGKVFYKVKSRSAHMKSHSVQEKKQRELELKQRGPVEKELPKEHEECNDYSSYCQDI
- the mideasb gene encoding uncharacterized protein mideasb isoform X1, whose translation is MSIPAPGKSSTKRRGKQISFFAESTRTVRPNPARQRKNGMLHSEVNVSEGLAEPQQLPKATVPVAGVHCHPVAAPEVEMDQENLTKGGTVPPNWAASILIDRLPTKGGLNWQPANQGVSWSQNEAPFCAISRAASNVPRSFLNTLAQQESTTHLSQECLQRQQENKDSGSQLGLFGDAIKQMDEKAHLAKKPAKQPVHSLTELQKLQLQNPLQHQSQQNPLQHQNQSQQNTQQNPLQNQHQSQQNPLQHQHQHQSQQNPQQNQLQHQHQSQQNPLQHQSQQNPLQHQSQQNPLHYQHQSQQNPLVHQQQSHQNPLLHQHQTNKLHIRMHSAQHDLQQIRLQHQHQQNQRQYQQNQAQHQQAQLLHHQEQQQQQTGHEALIQHQFFQFPYGQRQKQDLPPNSVLNLFHQSRQPPLLPLYSHTTHPQATCQQHLFQQFFPHQQPPQSLGLHRIQTSQRPEESTHLIVSAPSQLQQSSDVQISKGIQGSTGGHNQEHPLCHIGSEFQAPLAKQTRCTLKEKKVKPCQIELQRRENESGTMESTCQHLSLTYGPELQKLLNMPKYQGAQNEHKLLEVDLPQSNSIQAHAQINEDNRSQREHEKSQVNQNSRICAQETSSEVDEAADSITESTRKGGTISGETTGLRSQQCLLIQNSTEAQVNDGEEGRKRMSEQSKVESTLSEAVSPGGRHDDSCLVPLVIPVSVPVRSANQKGDGESQKYLSSERDLPELKSIPLTTRKRRLSRGSGGGPSLQEVEHTRGQLNLTAKLKRRPRPEPLFIPPKPHNHVSVIAYPPGTLYQSNLRSPIRLPEYSVDRNFQPPPYTPPPILSPMREGSGLYFNAILSATTNSSQPVTPKSTPKFCLSRSNSADTSPPFLPLMNDATPASIEPRINIGGQFQAEIPELRDKSMAVLDVNHADLVFKPWESPKNRRLNQQIMEDLMTVACSDILPGGGTNQELALHCLHEAKGNILAALNMLLIKRNPRGRSKALINYHYAGSDKWTSREKVMFNKGLAAHKKDFFLVQKLVKTKTVAQCVEFYYTYKRQVKIGKNGTLIFGDTSPTDCKIVAEPSTVDRKDSLRRKTRTPLAPDSKNDLSEEVKEEVKEDTDEDEEEEAEDEDEEEEKEKEEYKPDHKKLIVTQQAQEVHLRKNHDPTYRCNYRPRRPTTVAASRTSSRNERVQLGDTAKLGKQTQENIFPCKKCGKVFYKVKSRSAHMKSHSVQEKKQRELELKQRGPVEKELPKEHEECNDYSSYCQDI